A stretch of the Acomys russatus chromosome 23, mAcoRus1.1, whole genome shotgun sequence genome encodes the following:
- the Ap1ar gene encoding AP-1 complex-associated regulatory protein isoform X4, translated as MRWGTAAGRNASGCSAGKQVGCSEQAEAVCTLSHPCVRSKYFRTCPRGEHLTIEFENLVESDEGESPGSSHRPLTEEEIVDLQEKHYDSIAEKQKAVDRRIQREQEKQRVAQRYHPSSGDYQSAGPEDDFESCLRNTKSQYEVFRSSRLSSDATVLTPNTESSCDLMTKTKSTSGNDDSTSLDLEWEDEEGMNRMMPMRERSKTEEDILRAALRFSSKKGSNPTSASDDSNGLEWENDFVSAEMDDNGNSEYSGFVNPVLELSDSAIQQSDTDQQIR; from the exons CCGTGTGTACGTTGTCT CACCCGTGTGTTAG atcaaaatattttagaacatgCCCACGAGGAGAGCACTTGACCATAGAG TTTGAGAATCTGGTAGAGAGTGATGAG GGGGAGAGCCCAGGAAGCAGCCACAG GCCACTTACTGAGGAGGAAATTGTTGATTTACAAGAGAAGCATTATGATTCTATTGCTGAAAAACAGAAAGCTGTGGATAGGAGAATCCAGAGGGAG CAAGAAAAGCAGAGAGTTGCACAGCGCTATCATCCTAGCAGTGGAGACTATCAAAG TGCAGGACCAGAAGACGACTTTGAATCTTGTTTGAGAAATACAAAGTCACAGTACGAAGTTTTTCGAAGTAGta GACTCTCATCTGACGCCACAGTATTGACACCAAATACCGAAAGCAGCTGTGACCTAatgaccaaaaccaaatcaacTAGTGGAAATGACGACAGCACCTCCTTGGACCTGGAGTGGGAAGATGAGGAAG GAATGAATAGGATGATGCCAATGAGAGAGCGTTCCAAGACAGAAGAAGACATCCTGCGGGCAGCACTGAGGTTCAGCAGCAAGAAGGGGAGCAACCCCACGTCCGCCTCTGATGATTCTAACGGGCTGGAGTGGGAGAATGACTTCGTCAGTGCCGAAATGGACGATAACGGCAACTCTGAGTACTCTGGGTTTGTGAACCCTGTGTTAGAGCTGTCAGACTCTGCTATCCAGCAGTCTGATACGGACCAGCAGATCAGATAG
- the Ap1ar gene encoding AP-1 complex-associated regulatory protein isoform X1, whose protein sequence is MGNCCWTQCFGLLRREAGRLQRAGGGSKYFRTCPRGEHLTIEFENLVESDEGESPGSSHRPLTEEEIVDLQEKHYDSIAEKQKAVDRRIQRELALQEEKLRLEEEALYAAQREAARAARQRALLEQEKQRVAQRYHPSSGDYQSAGPEDDFESCLRNTKSQYEVFRSSRLSSDATVLTPNTESSCDLMTKTKSTSGNDDSTSLDLEWEDEEGMNRMMPMRERSKTEEDILRAALRFSSKKGSNPTSASDDSNGLEWENDFVSAEMDDNGNSEYSGFVNPVLELSDSAIQQSDTDQQIR, encoded by the exons atcaaaatattttagaacatgCCCACGAGGAGAGCACTTGACCATAGAG TTTGAGAATCTGGTAGAGAGTGATGAG GGGGAGAGCCCAGGAAGCAGCCACAG GCCACTTACTGAGGAGGAAATTGTTGATTTACAAGAGAAGCATTATGATTCTATTGCTGAAAAACAGAAAGCTGTGGATAGGAGAATCCAGAGGGAG TTAGCCTTACAAGAGGAGAAGTTAAGACTAGAAGAAGAAGCTTTATATGCTGCCCAGCGGGAAGCAGCCAGGGCAGCAAGGCAGCGAGCGCTCCTGGAG CAAGAAAAGCAGAGAGTTGCACAGCGCTATCATCCTAGCAGTGGAGACTATCAAAG TGCAGGACCAGAAGACGACTTTGAATCTTGTTTGAGAAATACAAAGTCACAGTACGAAGTTTTTCGAAGTAGta GACTCTCATCTGACGCCACAGTATTGACACCAAATACCGAAAGCAGCTGTGACCTAatgaccaaaaccaaatcaacTAGTGGAAATGACGACAGCACCTCCTTGGACCTGGAGTGGGAAGATGAGGAAG GAATGAATAGGATGATGCCAATGAGAGAGCGTTCCAAGACAGAAGAAGACATCCTGCGGGCAGCACTGAGGTTCAGCAGCAAGAAGGGGAGCAACCCCACGTCCGCCTCTGATGATTCTAACGGGCTGGAGTGGGAGAATGACTTCGTCAGTGCCGAAATGGACGATAACGGCAACTCTGAGTACTCTGGGTTTGTGAACCCTGTGTTAGAGCTGTCAGACTCTGCTATCCAGCAGTCTGATACGGACCAGCAGATCAGATAG
- the Ap1ar gene encoding AP-1 complex-associated regulatory protein isoform X3: MRWGTAAGRNASGCSAGKQVGCSEQAEAVCTLSHPCVRSKYFRTCPRGEHLTIEFENLVESDEGESPGSSHRPLTEEEIVDLQEKHYDSIAEKQKAVDRRIQRELALQEEKLRLEEEALYAAQREAARAARQRALLEQEKQRVAQRYHPSSGDYQSAGPEDDFESCLRNTKSQYEVFRSSRLSSDATVLTPNTESSCDLMTKTKSTSGNDDSTSLDLEWEDEEGMNRMMPMRERSKTEEDILRAALRFSSKKGSNPTSASDDSNGLEWENDFVSAEMDDNGNSEYSGFVNPVLELSDSAIQQSDTDQQIR; encoded by the exons CCGTGTGTACGTTGTCT CACCCGTGTGTTAG atcaaaatattttagaacatgCCCACGAGGAGAGCACTTGACCATAGAG TTTGAGAATCTGGTAGAGAGTGATGAG GGGGAGAGCCCAGGAAGCAGCCACAG GCCACTTACTGAGGAGGAAATTGTTGATTTACAAGAGAAGCATTATGATTCTATTGCTGAAAAACAGAAAGCTGTGGATAGGAGAATCCAGAGGGAG TTAGCCTTACAAGAGGAGAAGTTAAGACTAGAAGAAGAAGCTTTATATGCTGCCCAGCGGGAAGCAGCCAGGGCAGCAAGGCAGCGAGCGCTCCTGGAG CAAGAAAAGCAGAGAGTTGCACAGCGCTATCATCCTAGCAGTGGAGACTATCAAAG TGCAGGACCAGAAGACGACTTTGAATCTTGTTTGAGAAATACAAAGTCACAGTACGAAGTTTTTCGAAGTAGta GACTCTCATCTGACGCCACAGTATTGACACCAAATACCGAAAGCAGCTGTGACCTAatgaccaaaaccaaatcaacTAGTGGAAATGACGACAGCACCTCCTTGGACCTGGAGTGGGAAGATGAGGAAG GAATGAATAGGATGATGCCAATGAGAGAGCGTTCCAAGACAGAAGAAGACATCCTGCGGGCAGCACTGAGGTTCAGCAGCAAGAAGGGGAGCAACCCCACGTCCGCCTCTGATGATTCTAACGGGCTGGAGTGGGAGAATGACTTCGTCAGTGCCGAAATGGACGATAACGGCAACTCTGAGTACTCTGGGTTTGTGAACCCTGTGTTAGAGCTGTCAGACTCTGCTATCCAGCAGTCTGATACGGACCAGCAGATCAGATAG
- the Ap1ar gene encoding AP-1 complex-associated regulatory protein isoform X2, giving the protein MGNCCWTQCFGLLRREAGRLQRAGGGSKYFRTCPRGEHLTIEFENLVESDEGESPGSSHRPLTEEEIVDLQEKHYDSIAEKQKAVDRRIQREQEKQRVAQRYHPSSGDYQSAGPEDDFESCLRNTKSQYEVFRSSRLSSDATVLTPNTESSCDLMTKTKSTSGNDDSTSLDLEWEDEEGMNRMMPMRERSKTEEDILRAALRFSSKKGSNPTSASDDSNGLEWENDFVSAEMDDNGNSEYSGFVNPVLELSDSAIQQSDTDQQIR; this is encoded by the exons atcaaaatattttagaacatgCCCACGAGGAGAGCACTTGACCATAGAG TTTGAGAATCTGGTAGAGAGTGATGAG GGGGAGAGCCCAGGAAGCAGCCACAG GCCACTTACTGAGGAGGAAATTGTTGATTTACAAGAGAAGCATTATGATTCTATTGCTGAAAAACAGAAAGCTGTGGATAGGAGAATCCAGAGGGAG CAAGAAAAGCAGAGAGTTGCACAGCGCTATCATCCTAGCAGTGGAGACTATCAAAG TGCAGGACCAGAAGACGACTTTGAATCTTGTTTGAGAAATACAAAGTCACAGTACGAAGTTTTTCGAAGTAGta GACTCTCATCTGACGCCACAGTATTGACACCAAATACCGAAAGCAGCTGTGACCTAatgaccaaaaccaaatcaacTAGTGGAAATGACGACAGCACCTCCTTGGACCTGGAGTGGGAAGATGAGGAAG GAATGAATAGGATGATGCCAATGAGAGAGCGTTCCAAGACAGAAGAAGACATCCTGCGGGCAGCACTGAGGTTCAGCAGCAAGAAGGGGAGCAACCCCACGTCCGCCTCTGATGATTCTAACGGGCTGGAGTGGGAGAATGACTTCGTCAGTGCCGAAATGGACGATAACGGCAACTCTGAGTACTCTGGGTTTGTGAACCCTGTGTTAGAGCTGTCAGACTCTGCTATCCAGCAGTCTGATACGGACCAGCAGATCAGATAG